Sequence from the Nitrincola iocasae genome:
CCATCACAGCGCCTCTAACCAGCTAGCCAGGTTATCCATACCAGAATAATGGGTCATATCGATCTGCAAAGGTGTTACAGATACGCAATTCTGCTCCAGCGCAAAAAAATCTGTTCCAGGTTCCCGGTCAGCCACTTCACCGGCACCAGCAATCCAGTAGCGTACCTTACCTCGCGGATCTTCCGTTGCCACCGGCAGGTTAGCCGCTAAACGATGCCCCAGGCGCGTAACATGAATCCCCTGAATCTGATCCATCGGCAAATCCGGTATATTGATATTAAGCACAGTGCGTGGAGCGATCACCAAAGACTCTAGCTTAGCCACAATACTGCGAACAATTTCAGCCGCAGTAGCAAAATGCTTGGGATGAAAGCTATCCATAGACACGGCAATCGGTGGTAAACGGCAAGTACGCCCTTCCATCGCGGCGGCAACTGTACCTGAATAAATCACATCATCACCCAGATTAGCACCCACATTAATACCGGAAACTACGATATCCGGCACGAAGCCATCCATAAATAAACCAGAGCGACCTAAATGCACGCAGTCCGTTGGTGTTCCATTAATGCTGAAATAGCCACTGGTATGATGGTAGGTTTCCAGGGGGCGATCCAGTGTCAATGAATTACTGGCACCACTGCGATTACGGTCCGGAGCAACGACACACAGCGCCTTGGCATCCTGACGCAGAGCTTCTGCTAGAATGGCTAGTCCCGGTGCGTATACCCCATCATCATTGGAGACTAAAATGTTCATCTCTTCTCTCTGAATACTGTCAGGCAGTATTTTTAATTAGCACTTTGATACTACTCATCCGTTTGTGGAGAGCAGCCTGGTACAGCTTTTTCATTTTCCAACTGACAGAGCTCACGCACCAGGCTGGTAGCGAAAGCCCCTGCGGGCAAACCAAAACTCATCCGCCAGGTCGAGCCAGACTCCTGCTCCAGACCCGGCGTTTGCAATAATACTCTGACCGCACGGCGTTCCTGATTTAGTCCCAGGCCTTCCAGCCCGGTACACCAAGCCTGCCAGGGAGACAGCACCGACTGTTCAAACTCAGCCATGCTATTTTGTGACATCAATCCCCCACGCCCCCAAAGAGGGGCGGTCAAATGCAGATCGCCTTGTTCCAAGCGCGACTGACAATCCGTTTCAGCATCAGTGTAAACAAAGCAACTTTGACTGGCATTAAGCATCAATACATCCCCTGGGGCAACCTTGTTCCAGATACCCTGATGAATACGCGCACTCACTACCTGATTAAATAACGCTGAGCGAAGAGCCGAAATATAAAGGCCTCGCTTCTGACGATTGCGATCGCGCAACCGTCCGGCAATCAATAACTCACCCTTGCTGATATTGCCATAATTATGGCCAAAGCGCTGCTCGCCAAAATAGTTAGGCACACCGGATGTTTTCAACTGATTAAAGCGTTGCTGCAACTCATCCGGATGACTGACATCCCGCAAACGCAGACTGAAACGATTGCCTTGCAGCACGCCGGTTTTCAATTTACGGCTATGACGAGCTTGTCTGAGCACTTTAATGGAATCGGTTTCAAAAGCAGACCAATCCAGTTGTTTACCTATAGGGAGCCGTACACTGAACCATTGATCGGTCACGGCATGACGATCTTTTTTGCCAGCATAACCTATATCGCGGGGATGGGTTTGAGTAAAGCATGCCAGTTGCTGGGCCACCCAGTCAGTATTTTCACCCGTTTTACGAATGAACAGAAACTGGTGTTCACCTGCGCCATCTGGTTCAAAACCGAGGACTTCTTCAACGCAGAAGTCCTCGGCAAAGCGCCTGATAACGGCTGTACCTGTGGGCGCACCCAGTAAGTAGGCATCTGGCCGACTGAGTAACTGATCCAGAAGATTCAAGGCTGAGACCTCTGAGATGCATCCTGTTCAATCAGACGATAGAAGGTCTCACCTTCCTGAATCAGCCCCATTTCACTACGTGCCCGTTCTTCAATGGCTTTCACCCCTTCTTTCAGATCAGCCACTTCCGCTTCGAGACGCTGATTACGTTCAGCCAAAAGCTGATTTTCACGACGTTGCTCCAGAATCGCCTGCTCCAGTTGCCACACCTGACGCAGATTGGGATCTCCGAGCCAGAGCCGGTACTGCAGCCCAGCCAACAGCAGCAACAGGATTAAAATTAACAGACGAAACACGAGATTACCCGCCCAAACAGGGGGATACACCCCCTTTCAGACAGCCTGATAGCAACTATCAGGACTGACCTTTGATTTCAGACAAGCCGTTGTAGACTGCCTTGTCACCCAGCTCCGCTTCAATACGCAGCAAACGGTTGTACTTGGCAACACGATCTGAGCGGCACAGTGAGCCGGTTTTTATCTGCCCGGCGGCTGTTCCAACTGCCAGATCTGCAATCGTGGTGTCTTCCGTTTCGCCAGAGCGGTGAGAAATAACCGCCGTGTAACCGGCTTCTTTAGCCATACGGATCGCATCCAGGGTTTCAGTGAGCGAACCTATCTGGTTAAACTTGATCAGAATCGAGTTAGCGATACCCTTTTCGATACCTTCCTGCAGAATTTCGGTATTGGTGACAAACAGATCATCACCGACCAATTGCACTTTATCACCGATTTTACGTGTCAGATCAGCCCAGCCAGCCCAGTCAGACTCGTCCATACCATCTTCGATAGACACTATCGGATACTTTTCTGACAGCATTTTCAAATAATCAGCAAAACCGGCGGCATCAAATACCTGGCCTTCACCGGCCAGATCATACTGACCGGCTTTGTAAAACTCAGAGGCGGCACAATCCAGTGCCAAGGTAACGTCTTTACCCAGTTCGTATCCAGCCCGTTCCACCGCCTCACGGATCACTACCAGCGCTTCCTCATTGGAACCCAGGTTAGGCGCAAAGCCACCTTCATCGCCAACTGCCGTGTTCAGACCACGTGCTTTCAGCACCGCTTTGAGCGCATGAAAAATCTCAACGCCACAACGCAGCCCTTCACTGAAGCTGGTGAAGTTAACCGGCTGCACCATGAATTCCTGAATATCCACATTGTTATCGGCGTGCTCTCCACCGTTGAGGATATTCATCATCGGCAAGGGCATAGAATACTGACCCGGCGTGCCATTGATCTCGGCAATATGGGCATAGAGCGGCATGCCTTTGGCTGTAGCTGCCGCTTTAGCGGCAGCCAAGGACACCGCCAGTATCGCGTTGGCACCCAGTACAGACTTATTAGCCGTACCATCCAGCGCCAGCATCTTGCCATCCAGCGCACGCTGATCAGTGACATCCATACCCAGCAGCACTTGACGGATAGTAGTATTTACAGCAGCAACTGCTTTCAAAACGCCTTTACCCAGGTAACGTGATTTATCGCCATCACGTAACTCCAGTGCTTCACGGGAACCGGTAGAGGCACCGGAAGGCGCGCAAGCGCTGCCGACAACACCGGATTCCAGGATCACGTCGGCTTCAACCGTGGGGTTGCCACGCGAATCCAGAACCTCACGCGCTTTGATATCAGCAATCTTTGCCATAACTTTTACTCTCCGATTAAGTAGGTAACAAAACTTTCAGTTTTGCACTGCGTAGTCCAGTGCCGCTTGAATAAACCCAGTGAACAGGCCATGGCCGTAACGAGGGGTAGAAGTAAACTCAGGATGAAACTGACAGGCTACAAACCACGGATGATCCGGCACTTCAACCACTTCGACCAGCTCACCATCGGCAGAACGCCCGGCAATCAGTAAACCGGCTTTTTCCAAAAGTGGCACATAGTGATTATTCACTTCGTAACGATGACGATGCCGTTCTCTGATTTCCGTAGCGCCATAGACCTGCGCCGAACGTGAGCCTTCAGTCAGATGACAAACCTGCGCACCCAGGCGCATAGTGCCACCCAGATCGGTATCATCACTGCGCTGCTCTACATTACCATCCAGATCAACCCATTCAGTAATCAAACCGATGACCGGATGCGCAGACTGTTTATCAAACTCGGTAGAGTTAGCCTGCGCCAATCCAGCAACGTTACGCGCATACTCAATAACAGCCACCTGCATACCCAGACAAATACCCAGGTAAGGTACCTTGTTCTCACGGGCGTAACGTGCCGCCATGATTTTGCCTTCAACACCACGCTCACCGAACCCACCGGGCACCAGTATGGCGGAAACATTTTCCAGGATTGCGGTGCCTTCACGCTCAACTTTTTCTGAATCGATATAATCAATGCGTACTTTCTTACGCAGTGCGATACCGGCATGCGTAATCGCCTCTATCAGTGATTTATACGCATCCAGCAGCTCCATATACTTACCGACCATGGCAATACGTACTTCGCCATCCGGATTCAGGAAGCAATCAGAGACTCTATCCCATTCCTGCAGATCAGCCGGTGGGCAGTCGATACGAAAACGGTCAATAACAATCTCATCCAGCGCCTGCTCAAACAGCATCCGTGGGATTGAATAGATTGACTGAGCATCGGGCAAGGAGATTACCGCACGCTCTTCCACATTGGTGAACATCGCCAGCTTACGTCTTGCGGAAGACGGCAAAGGCTGTTCGGAACGGCACACCAGAATATCCGGCTGAATACCGATAGACCGTAACTCTTTTACCGAGTGCTGAGAGGGTTTGGTTTTGGTTTCACCCGCTGTCGCGATGTAAGGCACCAGGGTCAAATGCATAAACATGGCATTATTGGCACCAACCTCAATGCGCAGTTGGCGCACAGCCTCAAGAAACGGCAAGGATTCAATATCACCTACAGTCCCGCCGATTTCTACCAGCGCTACTTCGGCACCACTGGCACCCTCAATAACACGGCGTTTGATCTCATCGGTGATGTGCGGAATCACCTGCACTGTGCCGCCCAGATAGTCACCGCGACGCTCTTTGCGCAACACGTGTTGATAAACACGACCGGTGGTGAAGTTGTTCCGCCGATTCATAGTCGTGCGGATGTATCGCTCATAGTGTCCCAGATCAAGATCTGTTTCGGCACCATCATCGGTAACAAAAACCTCTCCATGCTGAAAAGGACTCATGGTACCCGGATCCACATTGATGTATGGATCGAGCTTAAGCATAGTGACCTTAAGGCCGCGGGCCTCAAGAATGGCTGCCAGTGAAGCTGAGGCAATACCTTTGCCCAGTGAGGACACTACACCGCCTGTGACGAATATATAGCGCGTCATGCGAAACCTGTAAAAGTCGTGATTTTAGGAGGGGTCAAGATGGTATTGCATACTAACAAAAAAATGGCTCACCAGACAATCCAAAAGGTTGCCAGAGACAAGATAGATTTGATTTACCCTGCCAGCGCTGATCTTCGCAGATACCTGGCACCACTAGTATACCCTTGTCATCACAGAGTAACGGCCAGCTATCTCTTAGCCAGGGCGGCACACCAACCTCTTGAAATAGTTTAGATAAACTAACGCCTACACCTCGTCCAGCCGGGTGTAGCTGCTCACCACCCTGTCGGTATTTCAGTTGCATAATGCCGTTTTGCCCAGGGGCATCTCCGTCTATCCGCAAGACGCCACCAGCGAGGGAAATTGCGGAACCTGGCTGCAGTGTCAAAGGTCCGGCTGTTAAGCAAGTGGATAGCACCGAAGGTCGCCACAGGAACAAACGTTCTCTGTATGTGCGTAAGTGTAAATCGGGTTGCAATTGCAGCAAGCGCTCCGGGTTACCCTTTCCCTGGAGAAACTGACGGCGTAACTGATGCAAGGATTCAGTTCCCAGTACACACTGATGACTGCGCAACCAATAGCGCAGCAGATTGTTCTGACGCGTTTCTGACAACTGGAACAATGGCGGCAGCTGCAGTACCTCTGGTGATTCCAGACAAGATACTGCATCCTGCTCAGCCAGAACGTCTAACAGTTCACGGGCTTCAGCCATATAGCCTGCGGTTTCTACAAACTGGGTAACAGCGCCCGGCCAGCGCTGAGTGATTACAGGCATTACCTGATGGCGCAGATAGTTACGTGCATACTGCTGATAAGCATTGGAAGGATCTTCAACCCAGTCAAGCTCACGCTGCCGTGCCCAGCTTTCCAGCACACTCCGCGACAAGGATAAAAAAGGGCGCACCAACTTACCCTGCCCCAACGGGCGCTCCACCGGCATGGCCGACAAACCTGCCACGCCGGCTCCACGGATCAATCGATAAAGAAGAGTTTCGGCCTGATCATTGGCATGATGCGCCATCAACAACACATCACCTGGCTGCATCAGGGTAGCAAAAGCCTGGTAACGTGCATCCCGTGCAGCTGCTTCAGAGCTGCTCTGCGGCGCCACACGGCACAACTGAAAATCGATGTTTAGTTCGCTCGAATGATGCTGGCAACTGGCTGCCCAGTCATCCCCGGCGGCTTGCAAGCCATGATGAACATGAACAGCCAATAGCTGAGCGTGCGGCAAGACTTCAGCCGCCGCAGTCAGCAAGACCTGAGAGTCCAACCCACCACTGTAAGCAATCAACCAGCGTTTGGCATCAGGGAAGCGACCGGGTAAGCGAGCCAATAAAGCGACAGGATCCTTCATACCCGGTGCGAAACGCGACTCAGACCGAGCCGATGCCGTATGACATTAAACGTTTATAACGACGCTCAACCAAGGCATCAGTATCCATCTGTGCGAGTCGCTCCAGTGACGCCTGCAACTGGACTTTCAGGCTGGCCGCCATATCCGTTGGATTACGATGAGCACCACCCAGAGGTTCCGGAACCACCCGGTCCACCAGCCCCAGCTCATGCAGACGCTGAGAGTTGATCCCCATGGCTTTGGCTGCGTCAGGAGCCCGTTCGGCGCTTTTCCACAAAATGGAGGCACAGCCTTCCGGCGAAATCACCGAATAAGTACCATACTGCAGCATCAGCAGCTCATCACAAACGCCGATTGCCAGCGCACCACCAGACCCACCCTCACCGATCACGGTAGAGATAATCGGGGTTTTCAGTTGTGACATTTTAGCCAGGTTAAAGGCGATGGCTTCGGACTGGCCGCGCTCTTCGGCATCAATACCCGGATAGGCCCCGGGTGTGTCAATAAAGGTCAGTACCGGTAACTTGAAGCGCTCGGCCATCTCCATAATTCGCAGCGCCTTACGGTACCCTTCAGGCCGCGGCATACCGAAGTTACGCCGAACTTTCTCTTTTACTTCACGCCCTTTCTGATGACCGATAACCACAACGGGGACACCATCCAGACGTGCAATACCACCCACAATAGCCGGATCATCGGCAAAATGACGATCCCCGTGTATCTCGTCAAAGTCGTCAAACGCTAAAGCCAGGTAATCCAGCGTATAAGGACGCTGAGGATGACGGGAGAGTTGCGATATTTGCCATGCACTCAAATCGCTGAAGATTGATCGCGTCTGACGGTTACTCTTTTCCTGCAGATTATTGATCTCATCAGACAGATTCAGATCTGCATTACCAGCACCGACGTGGCGTAGCTCATTGATTTTGGCTTCCAGCTCTGCAATTGGCTGTTCAAAATCGAGATAGTTGGGATTCATGTGCTTCCAGTTCTGCGTTATTCAAAAATTAAAATTTATTTATAGTGGGATTCTACCTGCTGAACGAACCGTTCACCAGTCTGGATAGCATCAGTAGCACCAAAACCAAAATGAGCCCCCACATAAAACACCGCCGTACCGAAGGCTATAACTAAGAGGCATGTTGCAGTGAATGCGACCAAGCACGAAGCGCCCCGTCAAGGGCGCCCATATCAATGATCAGCATCCGCTCAATTTGGCTTGCTTCAGAATTAGGATTGAAAATGTTATTGAATTGGCAGGTAATAAAGCATGGTGATTACGTAAGCCACTAGTCCAAGACAAATAAGAAAAAGCACCCCATTAATTTTAAGTCTTCGCAGCAAAGCCAACCCAACAAATTCTTTTACTAGAACAATTAATGCGATCAAAGCAAAACTCCATAACCCTATACCCCCTAAAAGTTTCTCCAGGAGCAGCGATCCCATTAGAGTACCTTCCTCATACCCCATTTCAGCACTGAGTTGACTGTAAACAGGTCGTGATGACCCCAATACCATCAGTCCTCCCAATTGAAGAAGCACGGAAAACCACAGTAAGAAATTAGAAAAAGCCAAGGAGGTATAACGCCAACCATGTCGATAAATGTATGTAAAAAACATCGACAATCACCCCCTAATTAGAAGGCAATGCAGTTATGCACTGAGCTCTTGGCATTATTTTATCCATTAAATATTTAATACATATCCCTACATTGAAGCTATCAATACAACTTCAATATTTCAACCCTGAATTCAGGAACTATTATCTAATACAATCTAAACCACTCAGTTGTCAGGCCAAACCAGACGTACTGCCGGATTACCAAAGATCTCTTTCAGGGCAATAATCTGATCATCAGAGGGTTCCGAGTGCCAGGCTTCGCCCAGAAGCAAATCCCCTTCTGCATCCGCACGGCGAAAGCGTAAAGCCAGGGGGAGCTTCTCTGTCGCCTGGCGGGTGCTGGTCAGACAATCACTGAGTTGTCGCAGCCGGGCAGCGGTCAACGAAGACTGATCACAACAGATTTCAATCCGGCTGGCATGGCGTGCTCTGGCCTGGGTCACATTCATAACACTCTGACCGCGTACACGCACGCCGCCATTATAGTCATCCGGGGCCACCTCACCCTCGATCACCAATACCACATCTTTATTGATCAGATGCCGCGAGGCCTCATAGGTATCACCAAACAGGGTGATTTCCATGCGTGCGCTGCGATCATCCAGCGTCAGGATGCACAGGTTATCGCCCTTCTTGGTTTTCTTGATACGCAGATCCACGACTAATCCAGCCATTTTCTGTGTACGCCCGCGCTGGGGCTGTATATCCACCAGCTTACGACTCACCAGGCGGGATAATTCAGGTTCATACTCATCGATGGGATGCCCGGTCACATAAAGACCGAGGGTTTCCTTCTCACCCAGCAAGCGCTCTTTATCCGTCCAATCGCGCACCTGGGTAAATTCAGCATAAGGATCAGTTGATGTCTCTTCGACCACTTCACCAAACAGATCAAGCATGCCAGCATCGGCATTCCGAGCCGCCTGATCGGCTGTTTGCAACGCCGCAGCAATCGCCTGCCAGAGTACTGCTCGCCTGGCGCCGAGTTTATCCAGTGCCCCGCTACGAACCAGGGCTTCCATCACCCGCTTATTAAGGCGTTTAACGCCCACGCGGGCACAAAAATCGAACAGATCAGTAAAGTCGCCGCCCTGCTGGCGTGCGCTGACAATCGCTTCGACCGGCCCTTCACCGACACCTTTAACGGCGCCCAGACCGTACACTATTTCACCGGCGTCATTCACGGTAAACATAAACTCACTGGCATTGACATCAGGCAGATTCACGACCAGTTTCATCTGCCGGCACTCTTCAATGAAGATCACCACTTTATCGGTGTTCTGCATATCCGAAGAAAGCACCGCTGCCATGAAGGGTGCCGGATAGAAAGCCTTCAACCAGGCGGTCTGATAAGACACCAAGGCATAAGCGGCTGAGTGCGACTTGTTAAAACCATAACCGGCAAATTTCTCTACCAGATCAAAGATACTACCGGCAAGACCGACATCGATACCCTGATTAACAGAACCATCCAGGAAAAACTGCCGCTGCTTTTCCATCTCTTCGGCTTTCTTTTTACCCATCGCACGACGCAACAAGTCGGCTTCACCGAGTGAATAACCCGCCATAACCTGGGCAATCTGCATGACCTGTTCCTGATACAGGATGATGCCATAGGTTGGCTCCAGTACCGGCTGCAAACTGTCGAGTTGATAATCAGGGTGCGGCCAGGCCAGGGGGGCTCGACCATGCTTACGGTTGATAAAGTCATCCACCATGCCTGACTGCAAGGGTCCGGGACGAAACAGCGCCACCAGGGCGATAATATCTTCAAAACGGCTGGGCTGCAGACGGCGGATCAGATCTTTCATCCCGGAGGATTCCAGCTGAAACACTGCGGTAGTTTCCGCTCGCTGCAACATCTGAAACACCTGCGGGTCTTCAAGGTCGATACTTTCAATGGTGAGATCTTCCTCACCTTTACGCCGACGCAAGTGATTGATGGTACGTAAGGCCCAATCAATAATCGTCAGGGTACGCAACCCCAGAAAGTCAAACTTGACCAGACCGGCTTCTTCGACATCATTCTTGTCATATTGGGTGACCAGACCTTGTCCCTGCTCATCACAATAGGTCGCCGAAAAATCTGTCAGGCGAGTGGGCGCAATCACTACCCCGCCCGCATGCTTACCTACGTTGCGGGTAATCCCCTCCAGTTTGAGCGCCATTTCCCAGATTTCGGCGGCCTCTTCACTACCTTCAATGAACTCCTTGAGCAGCGTCTCCTGCTCAATCGCTTTACCCAGCGTCATGCCCACTTCAAAGGGAATCATTTTTGACAAGCGATCTGCCAGACCAAACGGCTTGCCCTGAACCCGGGCCACGTCACGCACCACCGCCTTCGCCGCCATGGTACCGTAGGTGATGATCTGCGATACCGCATCACGACCATAACGATCGGCCACATAATCGATTACCCGATCACGGTTATCCATGCAGAAGTCGATATCAAAGTCGGGCATGGAAACACGTTCAGGATTCAAAAATCGCTCGAACAGCAGGTCATATTCGAGCGGATCCAGATCAGTGATTTTCAGCGCATAGGCTACCAGTGAGCCAGCACCTGACCCCCTTCCCGGGCCTACCGGAATATCGTTATCCTTGGCCCACTGAATGAAGTCCATGACGATCAGGAAGTAACCCGGGAAGCCCATCTGAATAATAATATCCAGCTCAAATGTCAGGCGCTCATCATAGAGTTGGCGCTGAGCGGCATAATCCGGATCGGCGGGATCCAGAATAGTCTCTAAACGAAAGGCCAGGCCATCAAACGACTCTTTGCGGAAAAATTCATCCATCGTCATCCCCTCAGGGATGGGGTATTCCGGTAGATAGTAAGTTCCCAGCTCTATCTCAATATTGCAACGTCGAGCAATGGCGACACTGTTACTGATTGCTGATGGCAGATCAGCAAATAACTCCGCCATTTCCTGACTACTGCGAAAATACTGTTGTTCTGAGTAATCACGCGGACGTGAAGGATCAGCCAGTGTTCGGCTCTGGTTGATGCATACCCGCGCTTCATGCGCGTCAAAATCATCGGCATACAGGAACATGACTTCGTTGGTTGCTACCAGAGGGCAACCGGCTTGACTGGCCAACGCCGCACTGGCATGTACCAGCTCTTCATCATTGACACGCCCGGTACGTTGTATTTCCAGATAGAAGGCCTCGGGAAATACTGCCATCCACTCTTGCAGCAACGCCATTGCCTGATCCGTATGCCCCTCCAGCAAGGCCCGCCCCACTTCACCGCGTGACGCCCCAGACAAGGCAATCAAACCCTCGGCCTTTTCCCTGACCCACTCGCGCCGCACTAGAGCCCGGTCATCCTGTAGCGACTGGCCTTCAGCATAGGCGCGCGACACCAGCTCCATCAGGTTTTTATAACCACGACCATTACGAACCAAAAGCGTCAGGCGCGAGGGTTCAGCACTATCATCCTCAGGGTGAGCCAACCAGAGATCCACACCACAAATGGGTTTAATCCCCTCGGCTACGGCGGCTTTATAGAACTTTATCAGTGCAAACAGGTTGGTCTGGTCGGTCAGGGCAACGGCAGGCATCTGTTGTTGCGTTGCGGCGGCAACCAGCTTCTTGACCTTAACCAAGCCGTCATAAAGTGAATACTCACTGTGTACACGCAGGTGTACAAAGCTATCGGCGGTCATATCAATCAGCTCCTTCAAGCGTTTCACGTACCGGCCTGAAGCTGCGCCGGTGTTCTAGCAATGGACCCAGGCGCTGCAGTGCCTGCAGGTGCTCCCGCGTGGGGTAGCCTTTGTGACGGTCGAAACCATAGTCTGGATAGAGCTGATGCAACGCAACCATCTGCCGATCACGGGTGACCTTGGCCAATATCGACGCCGCACTGATACAGGCGTGACTGGCATCACCACCTACGATAGCCTCCGATGGCATGGGCAACTCAGGGCAACGATTGCCATCCACCAGCACCCGATCGACCTGACAAGTTAACGCCAGCACCGCACGCTGCATCGCCAGCATACTGGCATGCAGTATATTCAATTTGTCGATTTCCTGTACTGATGCACTGGCAATGGCATAACCTGCAGCTCGTTCACAAATCTGCTCATAGAGAAGATTACGGCGCTTTTCAGACAGTTTTTTTGAATCCTTCAATCCGTCAATCGGATTGAGTGGATCCAATACCACTGCGGCGGCCACCACCTGACCCACCAAAGGTCCACGTCCGACTTCATCAACACCGGCAACCCATAGCATCGACTCGGTCATAGCACCACCTGTTTATCACGTAGCAACGCTTCCACGGCATCTGCCGCTCGCTGACTGGCACCACCACGCAGACTTTGATGTATCTGTGTATAGGTTTCTGTAAGTTGCTGGCAAGCCACGGGGTCTGATAACCAATGCTCCAATTCGTTACACAAACGCTCAGGCGTAACGTCATCCTGCAATACTTCTGGCACCAGTGTCGCTTGCGCTAACAAATTGGGTAATGAAATCCAGCGACTTTTCACCATAGATGAAATAATACGGTAGGTCAGGGGCGCCATCTTATAAGCAACCACCATGGGTTTTTTACAGAACAAGGCCTCAAGTGTTGCCGTACCCGATGCAATCAAAATAGCGTTGCTGGCA
This genomic interval carries:
- the dnaE gene encoding DNA polymerase III subunit alpha; this encodes MTADSFVHLRVHSEYSLYDGLVKVKKLVAAATQQQMPAVALTDQTNLFALIKFYKAAVAEGIKPICGVDLWLAHPEDDSAEPSRLTLLVRNGRGYKNLMELVSRAYAEGQSLQDDRALVRREWVREKAEGLIALSGASRGEVGRALLEGHTDQAMALLQEWMAVFPEAFYLEIQRTGRVNDEELVHASAALASQAGCPLVATNEVMFLYADDFDAHEARVCINQSRTLADPSRPRDYSEQQYFRSSQEMAELFADLPSAISNSVAIARRCNIEIELGTYYLPEYPIPEGMTMDEFFRKESFDGLAFRLETILDPADPDYAAQRQLYDERLTFELDIIIQMGFPGYFLIVMDFIQWAKDNDIPVGPGRGSGAGSLVAYALKITDLDPLEYDLLFERFLNPERVSMPDFDIDFCMDNRDRVIDYVADRYGRDAVSQIITYGTMAAKAVVRDVARVQGKPFGLADRLSKMIPFEVGMTLGKAIEQETLLKEFIEGSEEAAEIWEMALKLEGITRNVGKHAGGVVIAPTRLTDFSATYCDEQGQGLVTQYDKNDVEEAGLVKFDFLGLRTLTIIDWALRTINHLRRRKGEEDLTIESIDLEDPQVFQMLQRAETTAVFQLESSGMKDLIRRLQPSRFEDIIALVALFRPGPLQSGMVDDFINRKHGRAPLAWPHPDYQLDSLQPVLEPTYGIILYQEQVMQIAQVMAGYSLGEADLLRRAMGKKKAEEMEKQRQFFLDGSVNQGIDVGLAGSIFDLVEKFAGYGFNKSHSAAYALVSYQTAWLKAFYPAPFMAAVLSSDMQNTDKVVIFIEECRQMKLVVNLPDVNASEFMFTVNDAGEIVYGLGAVKGVGEGPVEAIVSARQQGGDFTDLFDFCARVGVKRLNKRVMEALVRSGALDKLGARRAVLWQAIAAALQTADQAARNADAGMLDLFGEVVEETSTDPYAEFTQVRDWTDKERLLGEKETLGLYVTGHPIDEYEPELSRLVSRKLVDIQPQRGRTQKMAGLVVDLRIKKTKKGDNLCILTLDDRSARMEITLFGDTYEASRHLINKDVVLVIEGEVAPDDYNGGVRVRGQSVMNVTQARARHASRIEICCDQSSLTAARLRQLSDCLTSTRQATEKLPLALRFRRADAEGDLLLGEAWHSEPSDDQIIALKEIFGNPAVRLVWPDN
- the rnhB gene encoding ribonuclease HII, whose protein sequence is MTESMLWVAGVDEVGRGPLVGQVVAAAVVLDPLNPIDGLKDSKKLSEKRRNLLYEQICERAAGYAIASASVQEIDKLNILHASMLAMQRAVLALTCQVDRVLVDGNRCPELPMPSEAIVGGDASHACISAASILAKVTRDRQMVALHQLYPDYGFDRHKGYPTREHLQALQRLGPLLEHRRSFRPVRETLEGAD